The sequence GAGCAATATAACTAATGAATTACTCATGAAACCGTAATAAAGTAGTTTGTTGAGGTTAAATTATGCCAagcaatattattaaacttggacTGATTCATCAATTGGCTCATAATTTAAGTTATGGTTTGGGTAAATAATCTAGGTTGATTTAGatcaatctaaaattattttattataagatttctcttttaaaagttaaaatgatattattgttttaaaaattaataaatcaagttttatcaagattttaacaTAATCAACTAGATCAAATCTCATTCAGTTTAATATAGAACTCAATTcgaattaaattttagtaaataaattatcatattaaCCTAACATGCTACATCAAATCGGGTTCAATAACATCCATGCTAAATGACTTAAGGAGTGAACCATTAAAACTAACTTGAtagaaatctatttattttagcatttcaaaaatagtgttttattcatttaaaatatgttttataattttaaattattttaatatattaatatcaaaaataatttttttaaaatattattttaataaattttcaaaatcaatctaTCATCACATTTTAAGATGCTAAGTGCTGCCTTTAATTGATTATTGTATTTGTATAGGGTGTCATCACCGATCAATCAATCccttagttattattattatttttttgtcctaaCTCCACCGGGCTCCACACGTTATCCATAACTATTGTGAAAGTGAGGAAAACCTCGACTCGAGaaacagtatttttttattaaaaaaatgtaagcaACCAAACAATATGAAGTtattatgattaattaaatcatatatagcaggaatagtttaatttaataaaataaaaatatttttaatcaattcagatatccaaaataaaattaaataacatataagTTCATTTAGATTATAAactttcaaacataaaaatcatgACAATCATGATTTCATTGTAAATATAATTGACAAACATAAATTTTAGCATGcataataaacatatatttaaatttataattgattttttatcaatgttcctacatgcatattaataaataatacatacatgtttaaattttaaaaaaataaaattatttcttaattgttaaaatacttttaaaataataaaaatatttattgttgttaataatgaattaattattcttaatatatatatatatatatatatatatatatatccagaaTATTAACtacttataatttataaatgtttgttgattacgaaaaatatttataattcatgAATGTTCAtagttctttaattttttataatactttcATTTTTGTTACATGATTAATGTATTAATTTATGCACAAAGATATTCCAAAAAGCTAAAAGAAATTTATCATCAAACATTGACTGAATAACAAGAATATTTGTTCAATAATCAAACTCAGGTTCAAATTCATGAGCTCACAACTACCCAATccacaaaattattttgtgtttgaaatttttaccattcaaaaattatttgagaataatttctcattaacatttaattgattttttaaaatatgttaatattttataacttgTGTtagatcataaaatttaatgtaattttaaccTCAAATACGAGTAGATCTTGTACATATTTTGACCTTAAGAAACCTACTGTATATTATATAAAccaatttcaacataaaaatccaaagaaataaagatttcaaaatggagagaaaatagaagaaagctATTGACGATAAGGaaaatatatgataacaaaGTCTTGCACAcccatttttatctttaaatattattaaaatttttttttcaatcccatGCAAATTCAATAAGAAATCAAATCCTGCTTTGTCCACCCCCACCCCCCACcccccacccaaaaaaaaaaaaaaaaaaaacagctttatATGAACTTAGTTTGTCAATCTCATCCAAAAACCTAATTGAGttagtttgaatttgaatttggacTAGAAtagaatttgtataattaatacaaaataataattattatgcaaataaaactaattattttgtattaattatacaaatagaTAAACCGGCCGAACCGGGTTTCATGATCATCTCAGTCTCACGTTTGGTTTTAATAGCAtaaaattagtttgtttttggtaaaaataaacacccatattaaaaaaaataaaaaatacacggCGACATCCACACTTGCCTCGGGTAAACTTCCAAGTTGCAGCACTGAACATGCTTGGAAACGACACCCAGCTGTCCACATGGAAAGCAAGGCTGGGACTTGGTCTGCAGATCTGCCAAACCGTGGCcaaattttgatttgctcataCTGCTTCTGCTCCTAAACATTGTGTCGGCTAtcgaatttctttttaatttcatcctgcatgttgcttttttttttttaattccttttctttcccttttaatttcatcatttatacacttttgttatttaaaatttgattgatttttataatttatttcaatttttctacatgataattacaatttcaaataaacattACAATAATTTATCCTTGCTCggatttcataaaaatatatttttttaaaattatcgaACCTAGCAAAATTTATGATTCAAGTTATAAATTTGATGGGTTAAGTTATGAAGGctagattaatttaatatattattattttaatattaaaaaaatattattttaatattttttaaaaaataaattatattttttattaattatttaaattgtttttaaacctACCATAGCAACTGAGTCATAATAATTCTCACACGATTTAAACCTCCCATAGCGACTGAGTCGTATCGAATCCTCAGCTTATAAACTGGTTGCATCTTATTCGCATGCcgtgtttcttctttttcattcttttcttgCATGTCACAAGGATTACGGGGGCTTAGGGCAACAAGACGGCTGTACTTGTTTGAAAAAGcggttattattatgttttaaagtattttttatttaaaaatatattaaagtagtatttttttatttttaaaaattatttttaatataatttaaaataaaataaataatttttattttattttaaaatatttttaaaacataaaatcaaacagaaataaacatattttcaaCAACGGTGGTCAGAAGGTCAAAGGCATATCACCTTCTTTTTATCTATTCAAGTCCCAGAAAGCATTCACAAAGGAGGATGTCTGTATTCAATGGATATTCTAGCCATCTGGTAATACTGCAGTCCGTCTCCATGGCCCACTTGCCCAAATGACCCCATGCGACACCTGTGTGAACTTTGCATTGCCAGCTTATATATGAGGTCTTGGACCTGGATGCTTTTTTCACATACCACAACCGTCAGCTACACTCCTCGTAGAGTCGTAGCAACCTCAGAAACTGTTTTGACTCCTTTCCTTTGTCGTCGACAGAACCAAAACCGTGCCTGTTTCGGTAACTCACCAGCCGCCTTCTTTGTTCACCGCCTGAAAGTTCTGTAGTCCTCTATAAATTCTCGACGCCTCTGCCTCATCCTAAACTCTCTCAGGCCCTCTCCCTGTTTTGTGCAACCAACCCCTCTGCTTCTCCTATAaagatatcatatttttttctttaataatccTCTGTAATCATGTTGGTCTATCAAGATCTTCTTACTGGTAATTCAAagactctttctttctttgtttctttcttctgaAACTCGTTTGATGACCTGGGTTCTGTTTTTTATACTgttattgattgtttttgttgatggtTCGTTTGTTTTTATAATCTTGTTATTGGGATTTGTTGCTTTAACTTTGCACTGCTGTCTTTGGATGATAAAAGGTACTgggaatttattattattattattttgagttaTTGAGTAAGATTTAGCTAgaactttgaatttgattttaagaTGTGTTTTGAACAAGTTTACGAGCTTGAGGTATTTTGCCTTTAATATCAATCTATCagggaaaacaaaaggaacttGTTAGTATAGTTATGGCTTGAAGCTTAATTTGGGtgatgattttgatttgttcaAGGACATGAGGACAATTTGTATAAGGATTTGTTATGACGTGAAAATTGTTATTGGTTTGTGCCCGGAAGCTTAATTTCGTTATTAATTCAGGTGATGAGCTTCTCTCTGATTCATTCCCATACAAGGAAATTGAGAATGGAGTGCTTTGGGAAGTGGAAGGAAAGGTTAGCATTTTCTTCCTATTTCTTGGTCtcaatttccttttcctttaagcAACGTTGTTGTCAAATATTCTGTTGAATATAACAGAAGTTGTCAGTTTGAATTAATTTgactttctttttatgtgtttttgtttctaCAGTGGGTTGTTCAAGGATCAATTGATGTAGACATTGGTGCTAACCCTTCTGCAGAGGGTGGAGATGATGAAGGTGTTGATGATCAGGCTGTCAAGGTTGTCGATATCGTCGACACTTTTAGGCTCCAGGTTGGTGAGCTAGATTGGATTTTTGTCTTCCACcgttatagtttttaaatttcttggTATCTAAAATAGTTCTTTCCTGTAAAACTGCAGGAGCAACCTGCTTTTGACAAGAAGCAATTCGTTACCTACATTAAGAGGTACATTAAGTTGCTGACACCCAAATTGGAGCCAGAACAGCAAGAGGTGTTCAAGAAGAACATTGAGGGAGCTACTAAGTTCCTGTTTCCAAAGCTCAAAGACTTCCAATTGTATGTGCAATTCATTCTTTTCTCCATGGGAAATAGTTCTTAAATTCTCGTGATTTAACCTGAATTTTCCTTAGCTACTCTAATTAGTTGAGGTTATAACATTGCAGCTTTGTTGGGGAGAGCATGCACGATGATTGCAGTCTGGTGCTTGCATACTATAAGGAAGGTGCTACTGATCCAACTTTTCTCTACTTTGCTCATGGCTTGAAGGAAGTCAAGTGTTAAACCAGTCTCTTAACAGATAGCCACTGCACAGCCACCTTTGAGATGAATATGTTCTCTGTAGTATTAGAATTTTAGTATAagcttttcaaaatttatatgaCATAGAAATATACCGTTGGGACTTTGATGACAGTTTTGGAGTGGCATGTTAAATTCTTTCTTCTTAGATGTTTTCATGGGACAAGGTTTTATTATATACTTAATGGAGGAATGAGATGCAATTACTTATACGCTTGCTTTGTCATAATCATCAATCCAGAAAGATTTATCATGTGAAAATGCTTAATATATCATATGATGTGGTCTggatgtttttttgttcttcataaTCTTTCTCTGTGGTGGGTTTGAGTACAAGCATTAAGAGCTAGTGAAATAAATTTGGCAtttgaaaaatgaataattaaagTTAGAAACAATCTTGTGAGGTCCCCTTTTCACTCAATGACACAATTTTTACAAGCTTAAT is a genomic window of Populus alba chromosome 5, ASM523922v2, whole genome shotgun sequence containing:
- the LOC118047726 gene encoding translationally-controlled tumor protein homolog, whose translation is MLVYQDLLTGDELLSDSFPYKEIENGVLWEVEGKWVVQGSIDVDIGANPSAEGGDDEGVDDQAVKVVDIVDTFRLQEQPAFDKKQFVTYIKRYIKLLTPKLEPEQQEVFKKNIEGATKFLFPKLKDFQFFVGESMHDDCSLVLAYYKEGATDPTFLYFAHGLKEVKC